In one window of Helianthus annuus cultivar XRQ/B chromosome 17, HanXRQr2.0-SUNRISE, whole genome shotgun sequence DNA:
- the LOC110926397 gene encoding short-chain dehydrogenase TIC 32, chloroplastic gives MTWISIFTGKSGFAASSTAEDVTKGIDGTGLTAIVTGATSGIGLETARVLALRGVHVVMPVRNIAAGEKAKESIAEKVPNAKLEVMELDVSSQESVRQFASQYCSKGLPLNILILNAGIMSPPFTLSKDNIELQFATNHLGNFLLTNLLLDTMKKTAIESGKEGRIVILSSELHQTTYKEGIMFDKINDEQSYNAMYAYGQSKLANALHAKELTRRLQEEGVNITANSLHPGVINTNLLHHNGFFAIFFKVVQSFLKNIPQGAATTCYVAMHPQLKGVSGEYFADSNLKKASAYAQDPELAKKLWDFSVKLTQAK, from the exons ATGACTTGGATTTCAATCTTCACCGGAAAATCTGGATTTGCTGCATCTTCTACAGCCGAAGATGTTACTAAAGGAATCGATGGAACTGGTCTCACAGCCATTGTTACTG GAGCTACAAGTGGTATCGGTTTAGAAACTGCGCGCGTGCTTGCCTTACGGGGAGTCCATGTTGTTATGCCGGTTAGAAATATTGCAGCTGGTGAAAAAGCAAAAGAAAGCATTGCTGAAAAAGTCCCCAATGCAAAACTTGAAGTGATGGAGTTGGATGTTAGCTCACAGGAATCTGTTAGACAATTTGCATCGCAATATTGTTCCAAAGGACTTCCATTAAACATCTTGAT TCTGAATGCAGGGATTATGAGTCCTCCTTTCACTCTCAGCAAAGACAACATAGAATTGCAGTTTGCAACCAACCATCTTG GTAACTTTCTTTTGACAAACTTGTTATTGGATACGATGAAAAAGACCGCGATAGAAAGTGGGAAAGAGGGAAGGATTGTTATACTTTCCTCCGAGCTTCATCAAACGACATACAAAGAAGGAATTATGTTCGATAAAATCAATGACGAGCAGAG TTATAACGCGATGTATGCTTATGGGCAatcaaagcttgctaatgcattACATGCAAAGGAGCTCACTCGGCGTTTGCAGGAAGAGGGAGTCAATATAACTGCCAATTCATTGCACCCTGGAGTTATTAATACGAATCTACTACACCACAATGGCTTCTTCG CTATATTTTTTAAAGTGGTTCAGAGTTTCTTAAAGAACATCCCACAG GGAGCTGCAACAACATGCTATGTAGCAATGCACCCACAACTTAAGGGCGTTAGTGGGGAGTATTTTGCGGATAGCAACTTGAAGAAAGCAAGCGCATATGCACAAGATCCGGAACTAGCAAAGAAACTGTGGGATTTCAGTGTGAAGCTGACCCAAGCCAAGTGA